A stretch of DNA from Spirosoma endbachense:
CGCGATAACGGAATGAGAAAACGGAACACCAAGGCTTCTCAGTACGGTTGAGTCGGTCAAATCGCGTTGGAGCCGGGAGATAGGCAACTTACCGGAAAGATGTTCGAATAAGGCATTGGCAATGCCCAGATTCCCTTCTGAATTTTCAAAATCGATAGGATTGACCTTGTGTGGCATAGCGGAAGAACCAACTTCACCTTCTTTCAGCTTCTGCTTGAAATAATTCATGGACACGTACGTCCAGATGTCACGGTCAAGGTCGATCAGAATCGTATTTAGTCGCTTGTAAGCATCGAGAGTAGCGGCCAGCATATCATAATGCTCGATCTGAGTCGTAAACTGACTGCGTACCATACCCAGACTTTCCACAAATTGATCACCGAATTTCTTCCAGTCCTCGTTCGGGTAAGCAACTGCGTGGGCGTTAAAATTTCCCGTCGCTCCGCCAAACTTAGCTGCCGTTGGAATAGCAGTCAGCAGTTGCAGTTGTTTTTCAATACGTTCGACAAATACCAGCAATTCTTTCCCTAACCGGGTAGGTGACGCTGGCTGACCATGTGTTTTGGCCAGCATGGGTATGTCTTTCCACTGCTCGGCTAACTGTTGGAGCCGAACGAATACGTCCCGATAAAGGGGCGTAATTTCGGTATTGAGGGCGTCGCTGAGTGATAAAGGAATAGCTGTATTATTAATATCCTGAGAGGTTAGTCCGAAGTGCACAAACTCAAGATAAGGCTCTACCGCTGATCCTTTCAGCCTTTCTTTAATAAAATACTCAACGGCTTTAACATCGTGATTGGTCGTCTTTTCGATGTCTTTGATGCGCAAAGCGTCTGCCTCGGTAAAATTCTCATACAAAGCCCGGAGCACCGGAAACTGCGTGGGCTCAACACCCGATAGTTGCGGAACTGGCCAGTTGCAAAGCGCGATAAAGTATTCGATTTCGATACGAACCCGGTAGTGAATGAGCCCATATTCCGAAAAATAAGGAGCCAGGCCTTCAACCTGGCGTCGGTAGCGACCGTCAACGGGCGATATGGCCGTTAATGCTGATAAATCCATACGGTAAAACAAAACGCAAAGGTAACGCCAATCGCATTAGAACCTCCCGAAAGTTCTAATTTTCGGGAGGTTCTAATGCGATTGGCGTTAGGTCAATCAAAAAGGATTCAGGTAAAGCCCAATACCTAACCAATTTGTCTGCTGTGACTCATACTGGCTATAGGGACGAAAACCTGAATAACCTTCGAGTAAAAATGTCAGGTTATTTTGTGTCCGCCCAACCTCTAAGCCAATTCCTGCATGAATACCCGGCCGGAAGTCCGTTTGTTGCCAGAATTTAATATCAGCACCACCGACCAGACGCGCAGCCTTTTCGGATGGTTTCTTATAAAAAACACCAAGCTGGGCGCTCAAAAGTTTTCGCTCTTCCGTTTTACGTAGTACAATACCAGCACCAGCATACAACCGCCAGTTATTCACATTCCGGCTGTAAGTAGCATCGAGCTGTTCGTAATTTACCGAGTTAGGCGACGGGGCCGTTATTTTATTTCGGTAGATATAATCATCACCCAGATGTGAGGAGATATGGTAAACCCGGAACCGATAGTTATTGGCTCCACGCCGAACGTTATAGATAATGCTGATCTTATA
This window harbors:
- the purB gene encoding adenylosuccinate lyase, which produces MDLSALTAISPVDGRYRRQVEGLAPYFSEYGLIHYRVRIEIEYFIALCNWPVPQLSGVEPTQFPVLRALYENFTEADALRIKDIEKTTNHDVKAVEYFIKERLKGSAVEPYLEFVHFGLTSQDINNTAIPLSLSDALNTEITPLYRDVFVRLQQLAEQWKDIPMLAKTHGQPASPTRLGKELLVFVERIEKQLQLLTAIPTAAKFGGATGNFNAHAVAYPNEDWKKFGDQFVESLGMVRSQFTTQIEHYDMLAATLDAYKRLNTILIDLDRDIWTYVSMNYFKQKLKEGEVGSSAMPHKVNPIDFENSEGNLGIANALFEHLSGKLPISRLQRDLTDSTVLRSLGVPFSHSVIALKSLIKGLNKLELNPAAIHADLDDNWAVVAEGIQTILRREGYPKPYEALKALTRTNQKITADTIREFIDELTISDAVKAELRAITPFSYTGL